The genomic DNA GTTGCCCTTGCCGGTGTTCTTGAGGTCATCGGCCATGTGCAGGTCGGCGTTCATGCGCGCCTTGAGCACAGGGATGCGGCCCAGGCGGTCGAACTCGGCGGAATGGGCATCGAAGTTGAAAGCGCAGGCGATAAGAACGTCAAACCCGGCATCCCCGGCTTCCCGGGCGGCGCTGATCAGATCGGGACGGGAGACGGTGCCGAACTCAGGACCGATGAGGATGCCGGCGCGGCGCTCCTTCTCCTCCTCCATGTAACGGCCTTCGGCGCAGATCAGCCGACCCGGCCAGCCGGTCAGGGCGGTGAAGAGAATCCGGTTTTCCTTGTGTGCCTGTTGGATCCCGGCGGTTCTGAGGTGTTCCAGGATGACGGCGGCGAAATCAAGGAGTTCCGGGTACGGAACACGGGATGGATCCTTGAGGTGATCTTCCTGGTCCACGATCAATACCCGGTGGGGCGACAGGCTTTCTACGGTGAAGGGACCCGCCACCCGGACCTTCGATTTGACGACATGAGGTTGATCGTAAAGATATTCGAACTCCGCCTTGGCGGTGATGCAATGATCGATCTCTCGCTGTCTTTTGATGCGCCCCTTCCACCATTGCTCATGAATTTTTTGCGCCGTTTCGGACCATTCGCCGTCCGCCTCCCGGGGGATCTCCCATTCCTCCCAATGTTGGCCCAGGGCGGCGTTCAACTCCTGACGCAAGGGGTCCAACGTTTCCTGATGTCGTTCCCAGATTACATCGATGATCGGGTTGTTGGCAATCGATTTCAAAGTGATGTGGGGGACGCGCTCATACACAAACCCCTGGCGGAGGTCGCCGTGGACCTGGAGGTCGGCATCCGGTGGCTCCTCTTCCCGAATGGAATTTTCTTCGAGCAGCACCGCCGTCATGGTCCCTTTGCCCGTCCGGGAATATGGGGGAGACCGCAACCCGGCCTCCTTTTCTTTCCCTTCCAGGGAATCGGCCAGCAGGTAATAGGGATAGCGCGCCCCCATGATCCGCGCCCGTGCCAGGGCCAACGCAACGCGGGAGGTATCGATGGTGATCCAACGACGGCCCCATTGTTCGGCGACGTATGCGGTGGTGCCGGAGCCGCAGGTAGGGTCAAGGACAAGATCGCCGGGGTCAGTGGTCATGAGGAGGCAGCGTTCAACGATTGATGGACTTGTTTGAACAACGTAAATCAGTCCTACGCCAATTTGCATTGATTCCCATCGATCAGTGATGGGAAGAACAGAAAAATCTTCCAGGAATCTCTTATAACGTAAGGTTGATATCCCCGATGCAATTCTTCCAGCTCTTGATAATCTTCCGAGACCGGCAAGCGTTGTCTTCCAGTGGTTTCCAGTTCCTGGTTTGTATATTTTATGCTGGAAATTAAATTCTTGTTCCGAGGATGCTTGGCCGGAACTTATTAAACTTGTATGCTGGAATATTTTTCCGTCGATATTACTCGATGTTCTTTCAATCTCTCCTCGGGTCAGCCTACGTTCAGTTCCATCTTGAAGTTCAATTTGATCATAACGATCCGACGAAACATGTCCAACAGTCCTTTTATTATACAATTGGCGATATTTTATACATTCTCTATGGTTGGCGTACCATAGAATAAAATCAACAGTATTCGCGAGTAAATTTGCAGACTGACTTCCAGTCTTTTGAACTTGAATGATGGATACAAAATTTTCATCACCAAAAATTTCATCGAGTATCGACCTGACCCGATGGACATTTTCATCGCCGATCTGCACAAAGATCGATCCTGAATCGGTCAGCAGATCCCGGGCCAAGGTCAGACGGTCCCGCAGGTAGGTCAGATAGGAGTGGATGCCATCCCGCCACGTATCCCGGAACGCCTTCACCTGCTCCGGCTCGCGGCTGATATGGTCCTTGTTGCCATCCTTCACATCCCGGCTGGTGGTGGACCACTGGAAGTTGGAGTTGAACTTGATACCGTAGGGCGGATCGATGTAGATGCACTGCACCTGCCCGCGCAGCCCCTCACGTTCGGCCAGGGAGGCCATCACCTGGAGGGAGTCCCCCAGGATCATGCGGTTGGTCCAATGGCCATCATGCCGGTAGAAGTCGGTGGCGATGGCCTCTTTGGGCAGTCCGTTGAAGTCGGAAAAGAGATCGAATTGAAAGCCCGGCTGTTGGGATTCATCCTTTTTGGCCCGTGCCGCACTCTCCCGGCGCAGATCCTCGACCAAAACCTTGGGATGGACCTTCTCCTGGATGTAGAGCGGTGGTGCATGCACCACCAGATCGGACCAATCCTGCTCATCCTTGCCGCGCCATACCAATTGTGGATCCAGATCCCGGTTGCGCCGCTCATAAGCGATCCTGATGGGATTGTGCTCATCCCGCTTCATCACCGACTGGAACTCCGCCGTGGGAATGTTGCGACGGTGCGCCTCCTTGTGGGTCAGGGCATCGACTTCCAAGGTTTTGTCTGCGCCTTTGCGGGCCATCAGGGGTTCTCCTCCGGCGTATCACTCCGGTTTCCCGTTCGCAGAACGGAAACCAAACCGTCAATATGTTCAAACAGGTCGTCGTTCACGTTCTGCCACATGGGGTCCAGAATGAACTCGACGCCTTCCCGGCGCGCCAACTTGGCCGCCGGGACGAAGTCGCTGTCGCCCGTCACCAGAATGATGGTGTCGGCCTGTTTCTTCAGGGTCATCGAGGCGATGTCGAGACCGATCCGCATATCGACGCCTTTCTGGCGCAGGATCAGGCTCACGTCATCCTCGCCAAAGTCCTGCCAGGCG from Magnetococcales bacterium includes the following:
- a CDS encoding site-specific DNA-methyltransferase, with amino-acid sequence MARKGADKTLEVDALTHKEAHRRNIPTAEFQSVMKRDEHNPIRIAYERRNRDLDPQLVWRGKDEQDWSDLVVHAPPLYIQEKVHPKVLVEDLRRESAARAKKDESQQPGFQFDLFSDFNGLPKEAIATDFYRHDGHWTNRMILGDSLQVMASLAEREGLRGQVQCIYIDPPYGIKFNSNFQWSTTSRDVKDGNKDHISREPEQVKAFRDTWRDGIHSYLTYLRDRLTLARDLLTDSGSIFVQIGDENVHRVRSILDEIFGDENFVSIIQVQKTGSQSANLLANTVDFILWYANHRECIKYRQLYNKRTVGHVSSDRYDQIELQDGTERRLTRGEIERTSSNIDGKIFQHTSLISSGQASSEQEFNFQHKIYKPGTGNHWKTTLAGLGRLSRAGRIASGISTLRYKRFLEDFSVLPITDRWESMQIGVGLIYVVQTSPSIVERCLLMTTDPGDLVLDPTCGSGTTAYVAEQWGRRWITIDTSRVALALARARIMGARYPYYLLADSLEGKEKEAGLRSPPYSRTGKGTMTAVLLEENSIREEEPPDADLQVHGDLRQGFVYERVPHITLKSIANNPIIDVIWERHQETLDPLRQELNAALGQHWEEWEIPREADGEWSETAQKIHEQWWKGRIKRQREIDHCITAKAEFEYLYDQPHVVKSKVRVAGPFTVESLSPHRVLIVDQEDHLKDPSRVPYPELLDFAAVILEHLRTAGIQQAHKENRILFTALTGWPGRLICAEGRYMEEEKERRAGILIGPEFGTVSRPDLISAAREAGDAGFDVLIACAFNFDAHSAEFDRLGRIPVLKARMNADLHMADDLKNTGKGN